A genome region from Candidatus Binataceae bacterium includes the following:
- a CDS encoding ferritin-like domain-containing protein, translated as MDAVSSEEIKLNFHQMSATDKQVVIFSFYRDAELRGARLLFNLIGHLKEADAQLKLSRHLADETRHAWLWTKRISDLGGNPVIVSDGYQRRLGLRTGVPKDVIDLLALTVVVEERARKRYTTHAELPNVDPETLEVLQAVTEDESWHLAWIERKLREIAAAQGKPERAEQALERYRAIDREVYATLAADEAELMRA; from the coding sequence ATGGATGCGGTTTCATCCGAAGAAATCAAGCTGAATTTCCATCAGATGTCGGCCACCGACAAGCAGGTCGTGATCTTCAGCTTTTATCGTGACGCTGAATTGCGCGGCGCGCGGCTGCTCTTCAACCTAATCGGCCATCTCAAAGAGGCCGACGCCCAGCTCAAGCTCTCGCGTCACTTAGCCGATGAAACCCGGCACGCTTGGCTGTGGACCAAACGTATTTCCGACCTGGGTGGCAATCCGGTGATCGTCAGCGACGGCTACCAGCGGCGCCTGGGGCTGCGCACCGGCGTGCCCAAGGACGTAATCGACCTGTTGGCCCTGACCGTGGTGGTCGAAGAGCGGGCACGCAAGCGCTACACCACCCATGCCGAGCTTCCCAACGTCGATCCCGAAACTCTAGAAGTGTTGCAAGCGGTAACCGAGGACGAATCTTGGCACTTGGCCTGGATCGAACGTAAATTGCGCGAGATCGCCGCTGCCCAAGGTAAGCCCGAGCGCGCCGAACAGGCGCTGGAGCGCTATCGCGCGATCGATCGGGAGGTCTATGCCACCTTGGCCGCTGATGAAGCGGAACTGATGAGAGCCTGA
- a CDS encoding BMP family protein, producing MLATLGCTSHSSPLPGGPPAFKVALLTSGPVSDGGWNASAYEGLELIKSRLKAQTAQVQTTSPADFADAFRDFGARGFNVIFAHGFEYTDAALRAARMFPHTVFVISSGRTSAANVASINFKFEEATYIEGVLAGLMSKSGVAGAVGGVELPAIKFTFDGYRLGFDSVRPKGQVLVSFIGNFNDVGAAKEAALAQIGRGADFLTVNADAAGIGVLQAAAQRNVYAFGAFRNQNSLAPSAVIASAICDVADAFLRLASEVQQGSFKPAVYDFGMRDGLVRLVFNPALESRIPAAVMTQVKNAENRVMAGEVKLPSLQPVPAPAG from the coding sequence ATGTTAGCGACGCTGGGTTGCACCAGCCATTCCTCACCCCTCCCCGGCGGACCGCCCGCTTTCAAGGTCGCGCTACTGACCTCTGGTCCGGTCAGCGATGGCGGGTGGAACGCTTCGGCTTACGAAGGGCTGGAGCTGATAAAGAGTCGGCTCAAGGCCCAAACCGCACAGGTCCAGACCACCTCGCCGGCCGATTTTGCCGATGCCTTTCGCGATTTCGGTGCGCGTGGCTTCAACGTCATCTTTGCCCACGGCTTCGAGTACACCGACGCCGCCCTGCGCGCAGCCCGGATGTTCCCTCACACCGTCTTCGTCATCAGCTCGGGTCGTACCAGCGCCGCCAATGTAGCCTCAATCAACTTCAAGTTTGAAGAGGCGACTTATATCGAGGGCGTGTTGGCTGGCCTGATGAGCAAGAGCGGGGTCGCTGGGGCCGTGGGCGGAGTCGAATTGCCGGCGATCAAGTTCACCTTCGACGGCTATCGACTGGGCTTTGACTCGGTGCGCCCCAAAGGCCAGGTCCTGGTCAGCTTTATCGGCAATTTCAACGACGTGGGTGCGGCCAAGGAAGCAGCTCTGGCGCAAATCGGACGCGGGGCCGATTTTCTAACGGTCAACGCCGACGCCGCCGGAATCGGTGTGCTGCAAGCGGCGGCACAGCGTAATGTTTACGCTTTTGGCGCCTTTCGGAACCAAAATTCGCTGGCACCCTCGGCGGTTATCGCCAGTGCGATTTGCGACGTGGCCGACGCTTTCTTGCGTCTGGCCTCTGAAGTCCAGCAAGGCAGCTTCAAACCTGCGGTCTACGACTTCGGAATGAGGGACGGGCTGGTCAGGTTAGTTTTCAACCCAGCGCTGGAGTCCAGGATTCCAGCCGCGGTAATGACCCAGGTCAAAAACGCCGAAAATCGTGTGATGGCAGGCGAGGTCAAACTGCCCTCTTTGCAGCCCGTGCCCGCCCCGGCAGGCTGA
- the dprA gene encoding DNA-processing protein DprA has protein sequence MQVSSQVYWLALCRVRGVGPRVARLLLKHFGSAPAVFAASETQLSGAGIPRNTARNLRQFQDFAPLERELCDLVGLGGRLITWADPDYPPNLAQLPDPPPVLYVRGSMPVGERDCVAVVGARAASEAGRHMARRLGLELAAKGIAVVSGLARGIDSEAHLGALEAHGRTIAVLGCGVDRIYPLEHSKLAQEMIAGGGALLSEFPLGSPPLAENFPVRNRIIAGLSLGVVVVEAAEHSGSLISAHLALEQNRQVFAVPGSPLSGKARGSNRLLKEGARLVECVEDVIEELAPQLSGAAGRAVPSTSSTKAQVGQQARRAELSASLRSVVDHLPAGERVHIDAIVESCGLNAQTVLSLLLELELTGMVVQHPGKLFSLAPAASA, from the coding sequence ATGCAGGTTAGTTCACAGGTTTATTGGCTGGCTTTGTGCCGGGTTCGTGGCGTGGGACCGCGGGTCGCGCGCCTACTGCTGAAGCATTTTGGCAGCGCCCCGGCGGTCTTCGCCGCCAGCGAGACGCAGCTCAGCGGGGCTGGAATCCCTCGCAACACCGCGCGTAACCTGCGCCAGTTCCAGGACTTTGCACCCCTGGAACGAGAGTTGTGCGACCTGGTTGGTCTAGGTGGCCGTTTGATCACCTGGGCCGATCCCGATTATCCACCCAATCTGGCCCAGCTTCCCGACCCGCCCCCGGTGCTTTATGTGCGCGGCAGTATGCCGGTGGGAGAGCGCGATTGCGTGGCGGTGGTGGGAGCACGGGCCGCTAGCGAGGCCGGCCGCCATATGGCGCGCCGCTTGGGTTTGGAGCTGGCCGCCAAAGGGATTGCCGTGGTCAGCGGTTTGGCGCGCGGGATTGACAGTGAAGCCCATTTGGGCGCCCTGGAGGCGCACGGGCGGACAATTGCGGTATTGGGCTGCGGGGTGGATAGAATCTACCCCCTCGAGCATTCTAAACTAGCCCAGGAAATGATTGCGGGTGGGGGTGCTTTGCTCAGCGAATTTCCCCTGGGCAGCCCTCCGCTAGCGGAAAATTTCCCTGTGCGCAATCGCATTATCGCGGGCCTGAGCCTGGGCGTGGTGGTGGTAGAAGCCGCCGAGCATAGCGGTTCTCTGATTTCGGCGCACCTGGCTTTGGAGCAAAATCGTCAGGTCTTTGCCGTCCCCGGCAGCCCCCTGAGCGGCAAAGCCCGAGGCAGCAATCGATTGCTTAAGGAGGGTGCGCGCCTGGTCGAATGTGTGGAGGACGTGATCGAGGAATTGGCGCCGCAACTCAGCGGTGCGGCCGGCCGCGCTGTGCCCTCCACGTCTTCCACCAAGGCACAGGTGGGCCAGCAGGCGCGACGGGCGGAGCTGAGCGCCAGTTTGCGCTCGGTGGTGGATCACCTGCCGGCGGGCGAGCGGGTGCATATCGACGCGATTGTGGAAAGTTGTGGTCTAAATGCGCAGACTGTTCTTAGCCTGTTGCTAGAGCTGGAGCTGACGGGCATGGTGGTGCAGCATCCGGGCAAGCTGTTTTCGCTCGCCCCCGCGGCCAGCGCATAA